A stretch of Miscanthus floridulus cultivar M001 chromosome 13, ASM1932011v1, whole genome shotgun sequence DNA encodes these proteins:
- the LOC136498934 gene encoding ABC transporter B family member 1-like, translated as MSSSDPEEIRARVVVLGAPQADAGDEWARPELEAFHLPSPAHQPPGFLAGQQPEAAEQPTLPAPAGRRSSDTSTGGAAPAAADPPSPPPPPAPFETEQPPNARPASSAGAGANDNKKPTPPAALRDLFRFADGLDCALMLVGTLGALVHGCSLPVFLRFFADLVDSFGSHADDPDTMVRLVVKYAFYFLVVGAAIWASSWAEISCWMWTGERQSTRMRIRYLDAALRQDVSFFDTDVRASDVIYAINVDAVVVQDAISEKLGNLVHYMATFVAGFVVGFTAAWQLALVTLAAVPLIAVIGGLSAAALAKLSSRSQDSLSGASGIAEQALAQIRIVQAFVGEEREMRAYSAALAVAQKIGYRSGFAKGLGLGGTYFTVFCCYGLLLWYGGHLVRGHHTNGGLAIATMFSVMIGGLALGQSAPSMAALAKARVAAAKIFRIIDHRRGISSRDGEDGGGVELESVTGRVEMRGVDFAYPSRLDVPILRGFSLSVPAGKTIALVGSSGSGKSTVVSLIERFYDPSAGQILLDGHELKSLKLRWLRQQIGLVSQEPTLFATSIKENLLLGRDSQSATQAEMEEAARVANAHSFIIKLPDGYDTQVGERGLQLSGGQKQRIAIARAMLKNPAILLLDEATSALDSESEKLVQEALDRFMIGRTTLVIAHRLSTIRKADVVAVLQGGAVSEMGTHDELMAKGENGTYAKLIRMQEQAHEAALVNARRSSARPSSARNSVSSPIMTRNSSYGRSPYSRRLSDFSTSDFTLSIHDPHHHHRTMADKQLAFRAGASSFLRLARMNSPEWAYALVGSLGSMVCGSFSAIFAYILSAVLSVYYAPDPRYMKREIAKYCYLLIGMSSAALLFNTVQHVFWDTVGENLTKRVREKMFAAVLRNEIAWFDADENSSARVAARLALDAQNVRSAIGDRISVIVQNSALMLVACTAGFVLQWRLALVLLAVFPLVVGATVLQKMFMKGFSGDLEAAHARATQIAGEAVANLRTVAAFNAERKITGLFEANLCGPLRRCFWKGQIAGSGYGVAQFLLYASYALGLWYAAWLVKHGISDFSRTIRVFMVLMVSANGAAETLTLAPDFIKGGRAMRSVFETIDRKTEVEPDDVDAAPVPERPRGEVELKHVDFSYPSRPDIQVFRDLSLRARAGKTLALVGPSGCGKSSVLALVQRFYEPTSGRVLLDGKDVRKYNLRALRRVVAVVPQEPFLFAASIHDNIAYGREGATEAEVVEAATQANAHRFISALPEGYRTQVGERGVQLSGGQRQRIAIARALVKQAPIMLLDEATSALDAESEQCVQEALERAGSGRTTIVVAHRLATVRNAHTIAVIDDGKVVEQGSHSHLLKHHPDGCYARMLQLQRLTGGGAPGPSSSSNGAAA; from the exons ATGTCTAGCAGCGACCCGGAGGAGATCAGGGCGCGCGTCGTCGTCCTCGGCGCCCCGCAAGCCGACGCCGGCGACGAGTGGGCCCGCCCCGAGCTCGAGGCCTTCCACCTGCCCTCTCCCGCCCACCAGCCTCCTGGCTTCCTAGCCGGGCAACAACCGGAAGCTGCAGAGCAACCCACGCTCCCTGCTCCTGCTGGCCGCCGCAGCAGCGACACATCCACTGGTGGTGCTGCTCCGGCTGCTGCTGATCCTCcttctccgcctccgccgccggctCCTTTCGAGACGGAGCAGCCGCCCAATGCCAGGCCGGCCTcctccgccggcgccggcgccaatGACAACAAGAAGCCCACCCCGCCCGCCGCGCTGCGCGACCTCTTCCGCTTCGCCGACGGCCTCGACTGCGCGCTCATGCTCGTCGGCACCCTCGGCGCGCTCGTCCACGGCTGCTCGCTCCCCGTCTTCCTCCGCTTCTTCGCCGACCTCGTCGACTCCTTCGGCTCCCACGCCGACGACCCGGACACCATGGTCCGCCTCGTCGTCAAGTACGCCTTCTACTTCCTCGTCGTCGGAGCCGCAATCTGGGCGTCCTCGTGGGCAG AGATCTCCTGCTGGATGTGGACCGGCGAGCGGCAGTCGACGCGGATGCGGATCCGCTACCTGGACGCGGCGCTGCGGCAGGACGTGTCCTTCTTCGACACCGACGTGCGCGCCTCGGACGTCATCTACGCCATCAACGTGGACGCCGTGGTGGTGCAGGACGCCATCAGCGAGAAGCTGGGCAACCTCGTCCACTACATGGCCACCTTCGTGGCGGGCTTCGTCGTGGGCTTCACCGCGGCGTGGCAGCTGGCGCTCGTCACGCTCGCCGCCGTGCCGCTCATCGCCGTCATCGGGGGGCTcagcgccgccgcgctcgccaAGCTCTCCTCCCGGAGCCAGGACTCACTCTCGGGCGCCAGCGGCATCGCGGAGCAGGCGCTCGCGCAGATACGGATCGTGCAGGCCTTCGTCGGCGAGGAGCGCGAAATGCGGGCCTACTCGGCGGCGCTGGCCGTCGCGCAGAAGATCGGATACCGCAGCGGCTTCGCCAAGGGACTCGGCCTCGGCGGCACCTACTTCACCGTCTTCTGCTGCTACGGCCTCCTGCTCTGGTACGGCGGACACCTCGTCCGCGGCCACCACACCAACGGAGGGCTCGCCATCGCCACCATGTTCTCCGTCATGATCGGCGGGCT GGCCCTCGGGCAGTCGGCGCCGAGCATGGCCGCGTTAGCCAAGGCGCGCGTGGCGGCCGCCAAGATCTTCCGCATCATCGACCACAGGCGGGGCATCTCCTCGCGGGAcggcgaggacggcggcggcgtggagctGGAGTCGGTGACGGGGCGGGTGGAGATGAGGGGCGTGGACTTCGCGTACCCGTCGCGGCTGGACGTCCCCATCCTGCGCGGCTTCTCGCTGAGCGTGCCCGCCGGGAAGACCATCGCGCTGGTGGGCAGCTCCGGCTCCGGGAAGAGCACGGTGGTGTCGCTCATCGAGAGGTTCTACGACCCCAGCGCAG GGCAAATCCTACTGGACGGGCACGAGCTCAAGTCGCTGAAGCTCCGGTGGCTCCGGCAGCAGATTGGGCTGGTGAGCCAGGAGCCGACGCTGTTCGCGACGAGCATCAAGGAGAACCTGCTGCTGGGGCGGGACAGCCAGAGCGCGACGCAGGCGGAGATGGAGGAGGCGGCCAGGGTGGCCAACGCGCACTCCTTCATCATCAAGCTCCCCGACGGCTACGACACGCAG GTTGGGGAGCGCGGCCTGCAGCTCTCCGGCGGCCAGAAGCAGCGCATCGCCATCGCCCGCGCCATGCTCAAGAACCCTGCCATCCTGCTGCTGGACGAGGCCACCAGCGCGCTCGACTCCGAGTCGGAGAAGCTCGTGCAGGAGGCGCTGGACCGCTTCATGATTGGGCGCACCACCCTGGTGATCGCGCACAGGCTGTCCACCATCCGCAAGGCCGACGTCGTGGCCGTGCTGCAGGGCGGCGCCGTCTCCGAGATGGGCACGCACGACGAGCTCATGGCCAAGGGCGAGAACGGCACCTACGCCAAGCTCATCCGCATGCAGGAGCAGGCGCACGAGGCGGCGCTCGTCAACGCCCGCCGCAGCAGCGCCAGGCCCTCCAGCGCCCGCAACTCTGTCAGCTCGCCCATCATGACGCGCAACTCCTCCTACGGCCGCTCCCCCTACTCCCGCCGCCTCTCCGACTTCTCCACCTCCGACTTCACACTCTCCATCCACGacccgcaccaccaccaccggacgatggccgacaagcagctCGCGTTCCGCGCGGGGGCCAGCTCCTTCCTGCGCCTCGCCAGGATGAACTCGCCCGAGTGGGCCTACGCGCTCGTCGGCTCCCTCGGCTCCATGGTCTGCGGCTCCTTCAGCGCCATCTTCGCCTACATCCTCAGCGCCGTGCTCAGCGTCTACTACGCGCCGGACCCGCGCTACATGAAGCGCGAGATCGCCAAGTACTGCTACCTGCTCATCGGCATGTCCTCCGCGGCGCTGCTGTTCAACACGGTGCAGCACGTGTTCTGGGACACGGTCGGCGAGAACCTCACCAAGCGGGTGCGCGAGAAGATGTTCGCCGCCGTGCTCCGCAACGAGATCGCCTGGTTCGACGCCGACGAGAACTCCAGCGCGCGCGTCGCGGCCAGGCTCGCACTCGACGCCCAGAACGTGCGCTCCGCCATCGGGGACCGCATCTCCGTCATCGTCCAGAACTCGGCGCTCATGCTCGTCGCCTGCACCGCGGGATTCGTCCTCCAGTGGCGCCTCGCGCTCGTGCTCCTCGCCGTCTTCCCGCTCGTCGTCGGCGCCACCGTCCTGCAGAAGATGTTCATGAAGGGCTTCTCGGGGGACCTGGAGGCCGCGCACGCCAGGGCCACGCAGATCGCGGGCGAGGCCGTCGCCAACCTGCGCACCGTGGCGGCGTTCAACGCGGAGCGCAAGATCACGGGGCTCTTCGAGGCCAACCTGTGCGGCCCACTCCGGCGCTGCTTCTGGAAGGGGCAGATCGCCGGGAGCGGCTACGGCGTGGCGCAGTTCCTGCTGTACGCGTCCTACGCGCTGGGGCTGTGGTACGCCGCGTGGCTGGTGAAGCACGGCATCTCCGACTTCTCGCGCACCATCCGCGTGTTCATGGTGCTCATGGTGTCCGCCAACGGCGCCGCAGAGACGCTGACGCTGGCGCCTGACTTCATCAAGGGCGGGCGCGCGATGCGTTCCGTGTTCGAGACCATCGACCGCAAGACGGAGGTGGAGCCCGACGACGTGGACGCGGCGCCGGTGCCGGAGCGGCCCAGGGGCGAGGTGGAGCTGAAGCACGTGGACTTCTCGTACCCGTCGCGGCCGGACATCCAGGTGTTCCGCGACCTGAGCCTCCGGGCGCGCGCGGGCAAGACGCTGGCGCTGGTGGGTCCGAGCGGGTGCGGCAAGAGCTCGGTGCTGGCGCTGGTGCAGCGGTTCTACGAGCCCACGTCCGGGCGCGTGCTCCTGGACGGCAAGGACGTGCGCAAGTACAACCTACGGGCGCTGCGGcgcgtggtggcggtggtgccgcaGGAGCCGTTCCTGTTCGCGGCGAGCATCCACGACAACATCGCGTACGGGCGCGAGGGCGCGacggaggcggaggtggtggaGGCGGCGACGCAGGCGAACGCGCACCGGTTCATCTCGGCGCTGCCGGAGGGTTACCGGACGCAGGTGGGCGAGCGCGGGGTGCAGCTGTCGGG